A genomic window from Rhodococcus sp. KBS0724 includes:
- a CDS encoding LON peptidase substrate-binding domain-containing protein has product MPIFPMFPLGSALLPGELLPLNIFEPRYRALVENVLQAADGPLFGVVLIARGHEVGGGESRHDVGTLARIESHVEMGAGRYQLYCRTEDRIRVTRWLPDDPYPLAEVELWPDENNGTPVTAYEYDSLLERIEFMYGMLGKLALRAGEQTPRMPAPPSPLDPLGSRLYALARSIPMGDADRLAILTAPGADERIRTLSEAVENTIEVAQFNLL; this is encoded by the coding sequence ATGCCTATCTTCCCGATGTTCCCGCTCGGCTCCGCATTGCTCCCAGGTGAACTGTTGCCGCTGAACATCTTCGAGCCTCGGTACCGGGCGCTCGTCGAGAACGTTCTCCAGGCAGCTGACGGTCCGCTGTTCGGAGTTGTCCTTATCGCTCGCGGTCACGAGGTAGGTGGCGGGGAATCACGCCACGACGTCGGCACCCTGGCCCGCATCGAGTCTCATGTCGAGATGGGTGCCGGGCGATATCAGTTGTACTGCCGAACGGAAGACCGCATTCGGGTCACACGGTGGCTGCCGGACGATCCTTATCCGCTTGCCGAGGTCGAATTGTGGCCGGACGAGAACAACGGAACCCCGGTCACCGCCTACGAATACGACTCGCTTCTCGAGCGCATCGAGTTCATGTACGGAATGTTGGGAAAGCTTGCACTTCGCGCTGGGGAACAGACTCCACGGATGCCTGCCCCACCGTCTCCTCTGGATCCGTTGGGTTCTCGGCTCTACGCCCTGGCCCGCAGTATTCCGATGGGCGACGCCGACCGCCTGGCGATATTGACCGCGCCAGGCGCCGACGAACGTATCCGCACACTGTCGGAGGCAGTCGAGAACACCATCGAGGTGGCACAGTTCAATCTGCTCTGA
- a CDS encoding ABC transporter ATP-binding protein: protein MSLDPTPLLDVRNLDVSYGRGTKRRQILDDVSFRIAPGEALGLIGETGSGKSTIARAILGLVETDGGDIQVDNHDLTTLSRAQWRNFRREGIVQYVFQDPLRSLDPERTIAQSLAEPLEIAGRLGRDEIRERVAARLATVALDADILPRFPGEISGGQRQRVAVARALITDPRLIILDEPVSALDSANRVNVIEILASLRDSGATLLFISHDLGSVAGVTDRLIVLYRGRVVEEGSTADVLRRPVHPYSRLLVGSAPTLHGGAVDRAEREELRRLLTEHDVTSLRAD from the coding sequence ATGTCTCTTGACCCGACGCCCTTGCTCGACGTCCGAAACCTCGACGTCTCCTACGGCCGTGGAACGAAGCGCCGTCAGATCCTCGACGACGTCAGTTTCCGAATCGCTCCCGGTGAAGCGCTCGGCCTGATCGGCGAGACGGGTTCGGGTAAGTCGACTATCGCGCGCGCGATACTCGGACTTGTCGAGACCGATGGTGGAGACATCCAGGTCGACAATCACGATCTGACCACGCTTTCACGGGCCCAGTGGCGTAATTTCCGACGAGAAGGCATCGTGCAGTATGTCTTTCAGGATCCGCTGCGCAGTCTCGACCCGGAGCGTACGATCGCGCAGTCGCTGGCAGAGCCTCTCGAAATTGCAGGCAGACTCGGTCGTGACGAGATCCGTGAACGGGTTGCAGCGCGTCTGGCGACAGTTGCACTCGACGCCGATATTCTTCCCCGATTCCCCGGTGAGATTTCGGGCGGCCAGCGTCAGCGAGTCGCGGTCGCGCGTGCGCTCATCACCGACCCCCGGCTCATCATCCTGGACGAACCGGTGAGCGCGCTCGACTCGGCAAACCGCGTCAATGTCATCGAGATTCTCGCTTCACTACGCGACTCGGGTGCAACGTTGCTGTTCATTTCTCACGACCTCGGCTCTGTCGCGGGAGTCACGGATCGACTCATCGTGCTTTATCGAGGGCGGGTCGTGGAGGAAGGATCGACGGCTGATGTTCTGCGTCGGCCCGTGCATCCGTACAGCCGGCTTCTTGTCGGTTCGGCGCCGACGCTGCACGGCGGCGCGGTCGACCGCGCAGAGCGCGAAGAACTTCGTCGGTTACTGACCGAACACGATGTCACTTCACTCAGAGCAGATTGA
- a CDS encoding ABC transporter ATP-binding protein has product MSILLTTETEPETVLRVDDLRIVNEVDEVVLVDGVDFELRRGEVLGIVGESGSGKSISLRAVLGLLPAGLAVSSGTIELLGDDTSQFTNVDWNRVRGSGITAVFQDPGSYLNPSIPVGKQVAEVLRVKRGLGRRAAKAQALTLLDEVRIHDPELVYRQYPHELSGGMLQRVLLAIAVSLEPRILIADEATTALDVTVQAEVLDLIVDLTERHGLSLIVVSHDLAVVAQVADNVVVFRNGVIVERGSTAQVLHDPQHEYTRLLVSEHELYGLDRFTREVAAHVS; this is encoded by the coding sequence ATGTCGATACTGCTGACTACGGAAACCGAGCCGGAAACGGTTCTGCGCGTGGATGATCTGCGGATTGTCAATGAGGTCGACGAGGTTGTTCTCGTAGACGGTGTCGATTTCGAACTTCGACGCGGGGAAGTCCTCGGTATCGTCGGCGAATCGGGGAGCGGGAAATCGATCAGTCTCCGGGCGGTACTGGGTCTGCTTCCCGCCGGCCTTGCTGTCTCTTCAGGCACGATCGAACTTCTCGGCGACGACACGTCGCAGTTCACGAATGTCGACTGGAATCGTGTTCGCGGATCAGGAATTACGGCGGTCTTCCAAGATCCGGGATCGTATCTGAATCCGTCGATCCCGGTCGGGAAGCAGGTTGCCGAAGTGCTGCGTGTCAAACGCGGACTGGGGCGCCGGGCGGCAAAGGCGCAGGCGTTGACGTTGCTCGACGAAGTGCGGATTCACGATCCCGAATTGGTGTACCGGCAGTACCCACACGAACTCTCCGGAGGGATGCTTCAACGTGTACTCCTCGCTATTGCCGTATCGCTCGAGCCGCGCATTCTGATCGCCGATGAGGCAACGACCGCACTCGACGTCACGGTGCAGGCCGAAGTGCTCGACCTGATCGTCGATCTGACCGAGCGTCACGGGCTTTCACTGATCGTCGTGTCCCACGATCTGGCCGTTGTCGCTCAAGTTGCCGACAACGTCGTGGTGTTCCGTAACGGCGTCATCGTCGAGCGCGGATCGACTGCGCAAGTGCTGCACGATCCGCAGCATGAGTACACCCGACTATTAGTCTCGGAACACGAGCTCTACGGTCTCGATCGCTTCACGAGAGAGGTTGCCGCACATGTCTCTTGA
- a CDS encoding ABC transporter permease, whose translation MFRNIWAIRSGRFAILIIGVAILLVAFGPLLAPYDPLEGSELVLSGPSFQHPFGTDYLGRDTLSRLLAGAPLSIASAVQVGVIGLVVGAVPGVLSVYSGRVFEWVTLRLIDTLIALPFLVFAVAVTALLGNALTQAMLVVGVLTAPAFYRVARASTLAVANSPYVEAAQLAGADVSWIVRKHVTGKVLPPLAITLASTLGVGLIAVAALSFLGIGVQPPAPTWGGMLASDLKYLTFRPFAPIIPSIPIIVLVWAFNMLADVIRDVSGESGRQLLARSRRRRGLTPKQGV comes from the coding sequence ATGTTCCGCAATATCTGGGCGATCCGCAGTGGTCGTTTCGCCATCCTCATTATCGGTGTCGCGATTCTTCTCGTGGCCTTCGGTCCGCTCCTCGCGCCGTACGACCCGCTGGAGGGATCGGAGCTCGTTCTCTCCGGCCCTTCCTTCCAACATCCTTTCGGCACCGATTACCTCGGCCGAGACACCCTGAGCCGATTGTTGGCGGGCGCACCGCTGAGCATCGCGAGCGCGGTCCAAGTAGGCGTGATCGGGCTTGTTGTCGGTGCCGTCCCCGGAGTGCTCTCGGTGTACTCGGGACGCGTCTTCGAGTGGGTGACGCTCAGACTGATCGACACCCTGATCGCTTTGCCCTTTCTTGTTTTTGCCGTGGCGGTTACTGCGCTGCTCGGCAATGCGCTCACCCAAGCGATGCTTGTCGTCGGTGTGCTCACCGCGCCGGCGTTCTACCGCGTTGCCCGCGCATCGACCCTCGCTGTGGCGAACTCGCCGTACGTCGAGGCTGCTCAACTCGCCGGCGCTGACGTCTCCTGGATCGTGCGTAAGCACGTGACGGGCAAGGTGCTTCCGCCGCTTGCGATAACTCTGGCGAGCACGCTCGGTGTCGGGCTTATTGCCGTTGCAGCGCTGAGCTTTCTGGGCATCGGAGTTCAGCCGCCCGCACCGACGTGGGGCGGAATGCTTGCCTCCGATTTGAAATACCTGACCTTCCGTCCGTTTGCCCCGATCATTCCGTCGATCCCGATCATCGTGCTTGTCTGGGCGTTCAACATGCTTGCCGACGTCATCCGTGACGTGAGTGGTGAGTCAGGTCGGCAACTGCTCGCTCGGTCACGTCGTCGACGAGGCCTCACACCGAAGCAAGGAGTATGA
- a CDS encoding ABC transporter permease encodes MVIELHSAVAPSAESPRAPFRRPSVAKRVAVTILRSVGIFVPVFVIATFITFSLRQISGLSPAYLQAGDNATPELVAQIEREWGLDRPFLLQYFDWLGAVLHGDLGESWYNGFSISELLFDRALISLSIAGLALLIGVTVGLLLGVLAAARPTSLLDRAITAFSTLISTMPPFIVGVLLVSIFAVGLGWFPAAGYAPVAQGIGPWLWYATLPALALSVDTVAEVARQTRVGLVDVYRQNYIVGAQVRGLGTRRIFFVHALRNGIGPTVALLGLKFPALLGGAVVTETIFGISGYGRFAADSAQRGDVPAVQGVLVVSIVLVVAFNLVVNIILNRIIPAATRGL; translated from the coding sequence ATGGTCATCGAACTGCATTCAGCGGTCGCTCCGAGCGCTGAATCGCCGCGCGCTCCGTTCCGCCGGCCGTCGGTTGCAAAGCGTGTTGCCGTGACGATTCTCCGTTCGGTCGGCATCTTTGTGCCCGTCTTCGTGATCGCTACGTTCATCACGTTCTCGTTGCGCCAGATCAGTGGCTTGTCACCGGCCTATCTCCAGGCTGGTGACAACGCCACTCCGGAACTCGTGGCCCAGATCGAGCGTGAGTGGGGCCTTGATCGTCCCTTCCTTCTGCAATATTTCGATTGGTTGGGGGCGGTGCTCCACGGTGACCTGGGGGAGAGTTGGTACAACGGTTTCTCCATCTCCGAGCTCCTCTTCGACCGAGCGCTGATCAGTCTGTCGATCGCGGGACTCGCATTGCTGATCGGTGTGACCGTCGGACTTCTACTGGGAGTTCTTGCAGCAGCTCGACCGACCTCGCTGCTCGACCGGGCCATCACGGCGTTCTCGACGCTCATCTCCACGATGCCGCCGTTCATCGTCGGCGTTCTGCTCGTATCGATTTTTGCGGTAGGTCTCGGGTGGTTCCCCGCGGCGGGTTATGCACCGGTTGCGCAGGGGATCGGGCCGTGGCTGTGGTACGCCACACTTCCTGCGCTCGCGTTGAGCGTCGACACCGTCGCGGAGGTCGCCCGCCAGACTCGCGTGGGCCTCGTCGACGTCTATCGCCAGAACTACATAGTCGGGGCGCAGGTACGCGGACTCGGCACGCGGCGAATCTTTTTCGTGCATGCATTGCGGAACGGGATCGGCCCGACCGTCGCGCTTCTCGGCCTCAAATTCCCGGCGCTCCTCGGTGGCGCGGTTGTCACCGAGACGATCTTCGGTATCTCCGGGTACGGGCGGTTCGCCGCCGACTCGGCCCAGCGCGGCGATGTTCCCGCAGTCCAAGGGGTCCTTGTGGTGTCGATTGTGCTCGTCGTGGCCTTCAACCTTGTTGTGAACATCATCCTCAACCGCATCATCCCCGCCGCGACGAGAGGACTCTAG
- a CDS encoding LLM class flavin-dependent oxidoreductase: MTTTTALPGLALFEVPPVTDNAGAGYAVLLDNAVRAESLGYETYWVAEGRFSNIGLPSALTLLAVLSERTDRLRLGTAVIPLAFDHPQRLAETAAVVNTLSGDRLELGVGKGNGGGFSAAAYDAFGLDENRREELYAEALARLRGAFGLQRVVEGKTFGFYPPAGDLPQRLWQATSKVDTARSIGRAGDALQLHRFASGGPTGAVQKDLVDAYSSELPADRTPRIGVSRSVLPAESKKDAVRLFTEHLERDPGATPWIARGASPSEILRDFYILHGTPEEIAAELVEDAAVSESTDYLFSVPLALGDKHYRESLAVIAEEIYPTLSAVRPNVLSRNPLSTLPIPVG; the protein is encoded by the coding sequence ATGACAACGACGACAGCACTCCCCGGGCTCGCGCTCTTCGAGGTGCCGCCCGTCACCGACAATGCAGGCGCCGGGTATGCCGTGCTCCTCGACAATGCCGTACGAGCGGAATCACTTGGCTACGAAACCTACTGGGTGGCGGAGGGCAGGTTCTCGAATATCGGGCTGCCCTCCGCACTGACCCTCCTGGCGGTACTGTCGGAGCGAACAGATCGGCTGCGCCTCGGTACAGCCGTCATTCCGCTTGCGTTCGATCACCCTCAACGGCTCGCGGAGACGGCGGCAGTCGTCAACACGTTGAGCGGTGATCGCCTGGAACTTGGTGTGGGGAAAGGGAATGGAGGAGGATTCTCGGCAGCGGCTTACGACGCGTTCGGCCTCGACGAGAACCGGCGCGAAGAACTCTATGCGGAAGCCCTCGCCCGACTGCGAGGGGCATTCGGTCTCCAGCGCGTAGTAGAGGGAAAAACCTTCGGTTTCTACCCGCCGGCTGGGGATCTTCCGCAGCGTCTGTGGCAAGCGACGTCGAAGGTGGACACCGCGCGTTCCATCGGCCGGGCAGGAGACGCTTTGCAGTTGCATCGCTTTGCTTCCGGCGGTCCGACCGGCGCGGTGCAGAAGGATCTTGTCGACGCGTATTCGAGCGAGCTGCCTGCGGATCGCACACCGCGAATCGGGGTGTCTCGATCGGTTCTTCCGGCCGAGAGCAAGAAGGATGCCGTGCGGCTCTTCACCGAGCACCTCGAACGCGATCCCGGTGCGACACCGTGGATTGCCCGCGGGGCTTCACCGTCCGAGATCTTGCGTGATTTCTACATTTTGCACGGAACACCCGAGGAGATCGCCGCGGAGTTGGTGGAGGATGCCGCAGTGTCTGAATCCACCGACTACCTCTTCAGTGTTCCACTTGCCCTGGGCGACAAGCACTACCGGGAGAGCCTCGCGGTGATCGCGGAAGAGATCTATCCGACTCTGTCGGCGGTGCGTCCGAACGTGTTGTCGCGAAATCCGCTGTCCACACTGCCGATCCCCGTCGGCTGA
- a CDS encoding ABC transporter substrate-binding protein, with protein MKFSRRLTALVGLATASILVLAGCSSAGGSTSGGAVVKWGQAGVAPGNWDPIVTGATGATVNLTPIYEPLLIQDENGKPAPALAESWEYNADGTAVTFTLRPGLTFQDDSPVNAEAVAYYINRAITQKNSALAGSYSNIKDVVVDDELNFTVNLKSVDYQIPYLFSIRAGLITSQVAAEKDVDALNTRNPVGAGPFKVVELVPESHITLEKFQNYWDADNIHIDRIEIHFGNDAASLVSAVQTGVYNFVTVDVTQIQAARAANLDLVQDITKNWAVQFLSVNRNIAPFDDPRVVEAFRLAVNSQEFVDKVTLGEGEVANQLVPEGHPLFADAIEGVYKFDPARAKSLLAEAGHPDGLEVTLDASPYSADSQSELIQSQLAAIGVKVTINKNPNWSKGYFGKTQAFSTYGYVGRNSQAQTLTEHYDVGGVLNLSSPYSSPEFQAALAKLRATPIDAPEYPEVARAASTAGFLNGSSIPLFAQPVTWAKSSDVSSDFQNREGFLNWRGITVGSK; from the coding sequence ATGAAATTCTCCCGCCGTCTCACGGCTCTCGTGGGACTCGCCACGGCCTCCATACTGGTGCTGGCCGGCTGCTCATCAGCTGGTGGATCCACGTCCGGCGGTGCTGTCGTCAAGTGGGGTCAGGCCGGCGTTGCTCCCGGAAACTGGGACCCGATCGTCACCGGCGCAACCGGTGCCACTGTCAACCTGACTCCGATTTACGAACCGCTTCTCATTCAGGACGAGAACGGCAAGCCGGCCCCCGCGCTCGCGGAGAGTTGGGAATACAACGCCGACGGCACAGCAGTCACATTCACGCTGCGTCCCGGATTGACCTTTCAGGATGACAGCCCTGTCAACGCAGAAGCGGTGGCGTACTACATAAATCGAGCAATCACGCAGAAGAACTCGGCGCTTGCCGGGTCGTACAGCAACATCAAGGACGTCGTCGTCGACGACGAACTCAATTTCACGGTCAACCTCAAGAGCGTCGACTACCAGATTCCGTACCTCTTCAGCATTCGTGCCGGTCTCATCACGAGCCAGGTAGCTGCCGAGAAGGACGTCGATGCACTCAACACGCGTAACCCCGTCGGAGCCGGGCCCTTCAAGGTGGTCGAGCTTGTCCCGGAGTCGCACATCACTCTCGAGAAGTTCCAGAACTACTGGGACGCAGACAATATCCACATCGATCGGATCGAGATCCACTTCGGTAACGACGCTGCGAGCCTCGTCTCGGCAGTACAGACTGGGGTCTACAACTTCGTCACAGTCGACGTCACGCAGATTCAGGCTGCTCGCGCTGCCAATCTCGATCTGGTTCAGGACATCACGAAAAACTGGGCAGTTCAGTTCCTGAGCGTCAATCGAAACATTGCACCGTTCGACGATCCTCGCGTCGTCGAAGCATTCCGTCTGGCAGTCAACTCGCAGGAGTTCGTCGACAAGGTCACTCTCGGTGAGGGTGAAGTCGCTAATCAACTCGTCCCCGAGGGGCATCCGCTCTTTGCCGATGCGATCGAGGGTGTGTACAAGTTCGACCCGGCGCGGGCTAAATCTCTTCTCGCCGAGGCCGGTCACCCAGACGGCCTGGAAGTGACGCTGGACGCGTCACCGTATTCGGCTGATTCCCAGTCTGAGCTGATTCAGTCACAACTGGCCGCAATCGGCGTGAAGGTCACCATCAACAAGAATCCGAACTGGTCGAAGGGCTACTTCGGGAAGACTCAGGCGTTCTCCACCTATGGCTACGTCGGCCGGAATTCGCAGGCACAGACGCTCACCGAGCACTACGACGTCGGTGGGGTGCTCAACTTGAGTTCGCCGTATTCGTCCCCCGAATTCCAGGCGGCACTCGCGAAGTTGCGGGCGACGCCGATCGATGCACCGGAATACCCGGAGGTCGCTCGTGCGGCGTCCACTGCCGGATTCCTGAACGGTTCGAGTATCCCGCTCTTCGCGCAGCCGGTCACCTGGGCGAAGTCGTCTGACGTTTCCTCGGATTTCCAGAACCGTGAGGGATTCCTCAACTGGCGCGGCATCACGGTCGGTTCCAAGTAG
- a CDS encoding NtaA/DmoA family FMN-dependent monooxygenase (This protein belongs to a clade of FMN-dependent monooxygenases, within a broader family of flavin-dependent oxidoreductases, the luciferase-like monooxygenase (LMM) family, some of whose members use coenzyme F420 rather than FMN.) — protein sequence MTRRQLKLGAVLTPTGGPGHPYTWLDPEIPGDASVDIDWYIRYARLAEEAKFDLVFIVDSQFITPDSPPHYLNRLEPLTLLSALAVATEHIGLVGTLTTSFNQPFNLARRLGSLDLISRGRAGWNVVTSGDGGTAGNYGLDEHYDYATRYGRALEHVEVVKALWDSYEDNAFPRDKESRTFLDPSKLHTLDHRGEYFSVTGPLNLERSRQGQPVVFQAGDSDQGRDLGARIGDGIFTHAPNFEAGVAFYSDIKSRAAAYGRSPEDIVVLPGVTVTVGDTDADAREIERATQLADNDFGRSLRELGRPFGWHDFGRYDLDAPFPREALQYAERSFYTQAKKITELAVDRGLTLRQTVELLNEPKVSPFTGSAETVANELQRWLDGHALDGINIHIGHPAQFRRFLDEVLPILRERGVVREEYEHNTLRGNLGIPFVENRYTRAEREGISPAPLPGTSAALSAII from the coding sequence ATGACCAGACGGCAATTGAAGTTGGGTGCAGTCCTTACCCCGACAGGTGGGCCGGGACATCCGTACACGTGGTTGGATCCGGAGATTCCCGGAGATGCGAGTGTCGACATCGATTGGTACATCCGCTACGCGCGGTTGGCGGAAGAGGCGAAGTTCGACCTCGTATTCATCGTCGACAGCCAATTCATCACCCCTGACTCGCCGCCCCACTACCTCAACCGCCTCGAACCGCTGACATTGCTGTCGGCGCTCGCAGTTGCCACCGAACATATCGGACTGGTCGGAACCCTGACCACCTCGTTCAACCAGCCATTCAACCTCGCCAGACGACTCGGATCTCTGGATCTGATCAGCCGGGGTCGTGCAGGCTGGAACGTGGTCACCAGTGGAGACGGCGGAACTGCCGGAAACTACGGACTTGACGAGCACTACGACTACGCCACTCGCTACGGACGCGCCCTCGAACATGTCGAGGTTGTGAAGGCTCTGTGGGACTCGTACGAGGACAACGCCTTCCCGCGTGACAAGGAGTCTCGAACCTTCCTTGACCCCAGCAAGTTGCACACCCTCGATCATCGGGGCGAGTACTTCTCGGTAACAGGCCCGCTGAACCTCGAACGCTCACGCCAGGGGCAGCCGGTGGTGTTCCAGGCCGGAGATTCCGATCAGGGACGTGACCTCGGCGCCCGCATCGGTGACGGAATATTCACTCATGCACCCAATTTCGAGGCGGGAGTGGCCTTCTATTCCGATATCAAATCCAGGGCTGCGGCGTATGGACGCTCACCCGAGGATATCGTGGTCTTGCCTGGCGTAACCGTCACGGTCGGCGATACCGATGCTGATGCTCGCGAGATCGAACGCGCAACTCAACTCGCAGACAATGACTTCGGAAGATCGCTACGTGAGTTGGGTCGTCCGTTCGGTTGGCACGATTTCGGCCGATACGACCTCGACGCACCCTTCCCTCGTGAAGCACTGCAATACGCGGAGCGGAGTTTCTACACCCAGGCGAAGAAGATCACCGAACTCGCCGTGGATCGTGGACTCACTTTGAGGCAAACGGTTGAACTGCTGAACGAGCCGAAGGTGTCGCCGTTCACGGGCAGCGCCGAAACCGTTGCGAACGAACTGCAGCGCTGGCTGGACGGACACGCCCTCGACGGAATCAACATCCACATCGGTCATCCCGCGCAATTCCGGCGCTTCCTCGACGAGGTGCTGCCGATTCTTCGGGAGCGAGGAGTCGTCCGAGAAGAATACGAACACAACACATTACGTGGAAACCTCGGGATCCCGTTCGTCGAAAACCGCTACACCCGGGCCGAGCGTGAAGGAATCAGCCCTGCCCCGTTGCCCGGTACCTCCGCGGCGCTCTCCGCGATTATCTGA
- a CDS encoding aminotransferase class I/II-fold pyridoxal phosphate-dependent enzyme: MSAALESEIIDPQWLVERTGGRAADLADAVADLIRSGDLRPGDRLPTVRALAQSSDFSVGAIVNAWGRLQEQGFVQTRRRGGTVVLPPRDSVPERGIPDWRGVDLAQNAPDLALQPSLSEALLSSLDAETLNVFGRELMTERLRDAVAQNWPFEPEAWATAGGGTEALLLAVEAAAPPGSIVAVDEPLGPGVLDTLRDLGLDAIGVAADHHGPRPDALDAALAAGAVAFVFQPGAPFAVDHEVSTERIYELAEVLGRHPKVWVVEDDSIGPLEPEQPPSLGGRLPHRVVRIRSYCKAYGIDVRTSVLGGSRELIERAMTVRSHGVGSNSRILQNTLAHLITSADAERVVSTAHERYAARRATLVKALTDRGIEAFAGPHSLVVWVRVSDETASLVALARQGISVGAGSRSFVQAPAQQLLRLSATQLPDDDGLIGKLADVVAGAVAESSREFFD; encoded by the coding sequence ATGTCAGCGGCATTGGAATCGGAGATTATCGACCCGCAATGGCTGGTCGAGCGGACCGGTGGCCGGGCCGCGGACCTGGCCGATGCAGTCGCGGACCTCATTCGGTCCGGTGACCTGCGCCCTGGCGACCGCCTGCCCACCGTTCGCGCACTTGCACAGTCGAGCGACTTCAGCGTCGGCGCAATCGTCAACGCCTGGGGGCGGCTGCAGGAGCAAGGGTTTGTGCAGACCCGCCGCCGCGGAGGCACTGTTGTACTCCCACCACGCGACAGCGTGCCCGAACGCGGAATACCCGATTGGCGAGGCGTCGATCTGGCGCAGAACGCGCCGGATCTAGCGCTGCAGCCGTCGCTGTCCGAAGCGTTGTTGTCGAGCCTGGACGCCGAGACCTTGAATGTCTTCGGGCGTGAGCTCATGACAGAACGCCTGAGAGATGCTGTCGCACAGAACTGGCCGTTCGAGCCGGAGGCCTGGGCCACCGCCGGTGGCGGCACCGAGGCGTTGTTGCTGGCAGTAGAGGCAGCAGCCCCGCCAGGATCGATTGTCGCCGTCGACGAGCCCCTCGGGCCTGGCGTTCTCGACACACTTCGCGACTTGGGCCTCGACGCTATCGGGGTAGCCGCAGATCATCACGGTCCCCGGCCCGATGCTCTTGATGCGGCCTTGGCCGCCGGCGCTGTGGCCTTCGTGTTCCAGCCTGGGGCGCCGTTCGCGGTCGACCATGAGGTCAGCACGGAGCGTATCTACGAACTCGCCGAGGTGCTGGGGCGCCATCCGAAAGTCTGGGTTGTCGAGGATGATTCGATAGGGCCGCTCGAACCCGAACAACCGCCATCGCTCGGTGGTCGCCTGCCGCATCGGGTCGTGCGAATTCGTAGCTACTGCAAGGCATACGGGATCGATGTGCGGACCTCGGTCCTCGGCGGATCGCGTGAACTGATCGAACGGGCGATGACGGTCCGAAGTCACGGAGTCGGATCGAACAGTCGAATTCTGCAGAACACTCTCGCGCACTTGATCACCAGTGCCGACGCCGAACGTGTGGTGTCGACAGCGCATGAGCGGTACGCAGCCAGGCGCGCAACACTGGTGAAAGCGCTCACCGACCGGGGCATCGAGGCCTTCGCCGGTCCACACAGTTTGGTTGTGTGGGTGAGAGTTTCGGACGAAACTGCATCTCTCGTCGCGCTGGCGAGGCAAGGCATTTCGGTAGGAGCCGGTTCGCGTTCGTTCGTTCAAGCTCCCGCACAACAGCTTCTGCGTCTGTCGGCTACTCAGTTGCCCGATGACGACGGACTGATCGGGAAACTGGCCGACGTGGTTGCCGGTGCTGTCGCGGAATCGTCTCGAGAGTTCTTCGACTGA
- a CDS encoding alpha/beta hydrolase — MEIDWLKPEATARGSVIVIGGRGERADVYRRFARRIAFDGYRVAVVENDSAAVVRVIADAQPDLPLTVIGSDSGALEALTVASANPVVAGVVVAGLLVADAEGLVHDWDGELDIRSACPVHRGVLSTADALEPGSLGQKSPVATAETLGLVDVPVLVLHGEADVLSPALDVVGLSSSLCDARVVLVRDGRHDILNDVSHRSVAAEIVQFLERLRLPDAPDIILRDQARALAQ, encoded by the coding sequence GTGGAAATCGACTGGCTGAAACCTGAAGCGACAGCTCGAGGTTCCGTGATCGTGATCGGCGGTCGCGGCGAGCGGGCAGACGTGTATCGCAGGTTCGCCCGCCGGATCGCGTTCGACGGTTATCGCGTCGCTGTGGTGGAGAACGACTCTGCTGCAGTGGTCCGTGTCATTGCCGACGCTCAGCCTGATCTCCCGCTCACGGTGATCGGGTCGGACAGCGGCGCCCTGGAGGCACTCACCGTCGCCAGTGCCAACCCGGTGGTCGCAGGGGTGGTGGTAGCGGGCCTTCTCGTTGCCGACGCCGAAGGGCTCGTACACGATTGGGATGGCGAACTCGACATCCGTTCAGCCTGCCCGGTGCATAGAGGAGTTCTCTCGACGGCCGACGCGCTGGAACCAGGATCGCTGGGGCAGAAGTCGCCGGTTGCCACCGCGGAAACTCTTGGTCTAGTGGATGTTCCGGTTCTGGTCCTTCACGGGGAGGCTGACGTACTGAGTCCCGCACTGGATGTGGTGGGGCTGAGCTCGTCGTTGTGTGATGCCCGGGTGGTTCTTGTCCGAGACGGTCGGCACGACATTCTCAACGACGTGTCTCACCGGTCGGTGGCCGCCGAGATCGTCCAGTTCCTCGAGCGTCTTCGCCTGCCAGACGCCCCTGACATCATCCTGCGTGACCAGGCCAGGGCTCTCGCGCAGTAA